The Deinococcus sp. Marseille-Q6407 genome has a window encoding:
- a CDS encoding organic hydroperoxide resistance protein, whose translation MANLYETTVKVQGARSGSIQSEDGRLSLNLSVPKALGGDDGQGTNPEQLFAAGYGACFQGALGLVARRHHIQLPADATITATVSMEKDSVSFLLNAHLEGHFPGMDRAQAQQLMEETLDVCPYSRATKGNMNTTVSVAE comes from the coding sequence ATGGCTAACCTTTACGAAACCACCGTCAAAGTCCAGGGCGCCCGCAGCGGTTCTATCCAGAGCGAAGACGGCCGCCTGAGCCTCAACCTCAGCGTGCCCAAGGCGCTGGGCGGCGACGACGGCCAGGGCACCAACCCCGAACAGCTGTTTGCCGCCGGCTACGGCGCTTGCTTCCAGGGCGCCCTGGGCCTGGTGGCCCGCCGCCACCACATCCAGCTGCCGGCCGACGCCACCATCACCGCCACGGTGAGCATGGAAAAAGACAGCGTGTCTTTTCTGCTGAACGCTCACCTCGAAGGCCACTTCCCCGGCATGGACCGCGCCCAGGCCCAGCAGCTGATGGAAGAAACCCTGGATGTCTGCCCCTACTCCCGCGCCACCAAGGGCAACATGAACACCACCGTCAGCGTGGCGGAATAA
- a CDS encoding DNA-3-methyladenine glycosylase, whose amino-acid sequence MTRLTASFFQRDPVAVARELLGATLVHTDRYGEQMAGRIVETEAYDCPRDPACTAGRFHAARSAEMSIAPGHWLFWAAHGHPLLQVSCREEGISASVLIRALEPLEGVGQMLLHRPVTRERDLTNGPAKLVYALGLVPGQVAHTPVDRPDLFLDWAGALPPEQVEVTARVGIKEGRHLPWRFVLRGNSWVSPGVPSMDLQLGGLSPLDNSPE is encoded by the coding sequence GTGACCCGGCTCACGGCCAGCTTCTTTCAGCGTGACCCGGTGGCAGTGGCCCGCGAACTGCTGGGCGCCACCCTGGTGCATACCGACCGCTACGGCGAGCAGATGGCCGGCCGCATCGTGGAGACGGAAGCCTACGACTGCCCCCGCGACCCAGCCTGCACCGCCGGGCGCTTTCATGCCGCCCGCAGCGCCGAGATGAGCATCGCGCCGGGGCACTGGCTGTTCTGGGCAGCGCACGGGCATCCCCTGCTCCAGGTCAGCTGCCGGGAAGAAGGCATCAGCGCCAGCGTGCTGATCCGGGCGCTGGAACCCCTGGAAGGCGTGGGTCAGATGCTGCTGCACCGCCCGGTCACCCGTGAGCGCGACCTGACCAACGGCCCGGCCAAGCTGGTGTATGCGCTGGGGCTGGTGCCAGGGCAGGTGGCGCACACGCCGGTGGACCGCCCGGACCTGTTTCTAGACTGGGCCGGGGCACTGCCGCCGGAACAGGTGGAAGTCACAGCGCGGGTGGGCATCAAAGAGGGCCGGCATCTGCCCTGGCGCTTCGTGCTGCGCGGCAATTCCTGGGTGTCGCCGGGGGTGCCGAGCATGGACCTTCAATTGGGCGGGCTGAGCCCCCTGGACAACTCGCCAGAGTAA